In Kitasatospora sp. NA04385, a single genomic region encodes these proteins:
- a CDS encoding heme-binding protein → MKKLSTRTRVATGAVAAAVVGAGVVGAVSANAETPNAAPAAAVNSDVQNKNTFQSTHLTVEAATKAARASLDAAAKAGQKISVAVVDRNGNVVVELRGDGAGPQSFESAERKAYTAVSWNAPTSELVKRLAQAPNLKDIPGTLFLGGGAPVQAKGAPIAGIGVAGAPSADQDEQFAQAGVAALDK, encoded by the coding sequence ATGAAGAAGCTGAGCACCCGCACCCGCGTCGCCACCGGTGCGGTCGCGGCCGCCGTGGTCGGTGCCGGCGTCGTCGGCGCCGTCTCCGCCAACGCCGAGACCCCGAACGCGGCCCCGGCCGCCGCGGTCAACTCCGACGTCCAGAACAAGAACACCTTCCAGTCCACCCACCTGACGGTCGAGGCCGCCACCAAGGCCGCCCGGGCCAGCCTGGACGCCGCCGCCAAGGCCGGCCAGAAGATCTCGGTCGCCGTGGTCGACCGCAACGGCAACGTGGTCGTCGAGCTGCGCGGCGACGGCGCCGGCCCGCAGTCCTTCGAGTCGGCCGAGCGCAAGGCCTACACCGCGGTGTCCTGGAACGCGCCGACCTCCGAGCTGGTCAAGCGCCTCGCCCAGGCCCCGAACCTGAAGGACATCCCCGGCACCCTGTTCCTGGGCGGCGGCGCCCCGGTCCAGGCCAAGGGCGCCCCGATCGCGGGCATCGGCGTGGCCGGCGCCCCGAGCGCGGACCAGGACGAGCAGTTCGCCCAGGCCGGCGTCGCGGCGCTCGACAAGTGA
- a CDS encoding sensor histidine kinase: protein MRQPLSRAIDPDAGWLTVVMRLAFLLLLGTSLARYLAHHLYSPLTPWVAALSLALAVGHLSGLSERRPAWLTAVLASWAVLVLMAPSFAWCAVPLVYTVLRALPPRAAIPLVTALTVLVVVSELRLPGGFDPTMLLLPPAVAALATAVFLYMQRQGARQRKLIVDLIRTRRELAAVERRQGALAERERLSVEIHDTLAQGLSSQQMLLQAAERTWRQDPAAALGHVRTAASIAARNLAEARRFVHDLAPADLAERGTLEAALEALADREAAESGLAVRFHLDGPPIPMPAAAQSALLRIAQGALANTREHARAAHASITLSYLGDQAVLDVADDGRGFTPGRSGRGERGEHGERAGGGSRGHGLPAMRARLRQLGGTLTIESAPGEGTVVSAAIPLAGR from the coding sequence ATGCGTCAACCCCTGTCCCGGGCCATCGACCCGGACGCGGGCTGGCTCACCGTCGTGATGCGGTTGGCCTTCCTGCTGCTGCTCGGCACCTCGCTGGCCAGGTACCTGGCGCACCACCTGTACAGCCCGCTGACGCCCTGGGTGGCGGCGCTGAGCCTGGCGCTGGCCGTGGGCCACCTGTCGGGGCTGTCGGAGCGGCGGCCGGCCTGGCTGACGGCGGTGCTGGCGAGCTGGGCGGTGCTGGTGCTGATGGCGCCGAGCTTCGCCTGGTGCGCCGTCCCGCTGGTGTACACGGTGCTCCGGGCGCTGCCGCCGCGGGCCGCGATCCCGCTGGTGACGGCGCTGACGGTGCTGGTGGTGGTGTCCGAACTGCGGCTGCCGGGCGGCTTCGACCCGACGATGCTGCTGCTGCCGCCGGCCGTCGCCGCGCTGGCCACCGCGGTGTTCCTGTACATGCAGCGGCAGGGCGCCCGGCAGCGGAAGCTGATCGTCGACCTGATCCGCACCCGGCGGGAGCTGGCCGCGGTGGAGCGCCGACAGGGCGCGCTGGCCGAGCGGGAGCGGCTGTCGGTGGAGATCCACGACACGCTGGCCCAGGGCCTGTCCAGCCAGCAGATGCTGCTCCAGGCCGCGGAGCGGACGTGGCGGCAGGATCCGGCGGCCGCCCTGGGCCACGTCCGGACGGCCGCCTCGATCGCCGCGCGGAACCTCGCGGAGGCCCGCCGCTTCGTCCACGACCTCGCCCCGGCCGACCTGGCGGAGCGGGGCACCCTGGAGGCCGCCCTGGAGGCGCTGGCCGACCGGGAGGCCGCCGAGAGCGGCCTGGCGGTCCGCTTCCACCTGGACGGGCCGCCGATACCGATGCCGGCCGCCGCGCAGTCCGCCCTGCTGCGGATCGCGCAGGGCGCGCTGGCGAACACCAGGGAGCACGCCCGGGCCGCGCACGCCTCGATCACGCTCTCCTACCTGGGCGACCAGGCGGTGCTGGACGTCGCGGACGACGGCCGCGGCTTCACCCCGGGCCGGTCCGGCCGGGGCGAGCGCGGCGAGCACGGCGAGCGGGCGGGCGGCGGGAGTCGCGGGCACGGGCTCCCGGCGATGCGGGCCCGGCTGCGCCAGCTCGGCGGCACGCTCACCATCGAGTCCGCGCCGGGCGAGGGCACGGTGGTCTCCGCGGCCATCCCGCTGGCGGGCCGCTGA
- a CDS encoding response regulator transcription factor gives MNDTVRLVICDDHAMVRAGLLALLSSDPAIEVVGEASTGEEAVSLAAALRPDVVLMDLQLGPGIDGVEATRRILADAGRSHVLVLTTFDTDTDISRAINAGATGYLLKAEKPEELFAAIRAAAAGRPALSPPVASRVMAQMRSPLPQLTDREQDILDQLGQGLGNREIARALFISEATVKTHLGRIYAKLGVDTRSGAVAIAKERRLLR, from the coding sequence ATGAACGACACCGTCCGGCTGGTCATCTGCGACGACCACGCCATGGTCCGGGCCGGGCTGCTGGCCCTGCTGTCCAGCGATCCGGCGATCGAGGTGGTCGGCGAGGCCAGCACCGGGGAGGAGGCCGTCTCGCTGGCCGCCGCCCTCCGGCCGGACGTGGTCCTGATGGACCTCCAGCTCGGCCCGGGCATCGACGGGGTGGAGGCCACCCGGCGGATCCTCGCCGACGCCGGTCGCAGCCACGTCCTGGTGCTGACCACCTTCGACACCGACACCGACATCAGCCGGGCGATCAACGCGGGCGCGACCGGCTACCTGCTGAAGGCGGAGAAGCCGGAGGAACTGTTCGCCGCGATCCGCGCCGCGGCGGCGGGCCGACCCGCGCTGTCGCCGCCGGTCGCCTCCCGGGTGATGGCGCAGATGCGCTCCCCGCTGCCCCAACTCACCGACCGCGAGCAGGACATCCTCGACCAGCTGGGCCAGGGGCTCGGCAACCGGGAGATCGCCCGGGCGCTGTTCATCAGCGAGGCGACGGTGAAGACCCACCTCGGCCGGATCTACGCCAAGCTCGGCGTGGACACCCGCTCCGGCGCGGTGGCCATCGCCAAGGAGCGCCGACTGCTGCGCTGA
- a CDS encoding carbohydrate ABC transporter permease, giving the protein MPTAPPPPAPPPPARPRRLGEHGLAWAFLLPSVVVFALFTAYPLGRTLYLSAHANDLFGAPSRYVGAKHYTDLLASAEFRDTLLTTALFVLLTVVPGVLGALAVVLLLEGRIRGVRLLRSAFALPFAFSVASASVVFSVFYNPASGVLNGLLSQFHLGPVGWLTDTRYALLSVAASTVWMNLGYNVLVLSAGIGSIPDEITEAARLDGASGLRLARSITVPLLGPSLFFLTVVSTVNALQSFGQIHILTRGGPDGSTRTLVYSVYQKAFAYGSSDFGTASAQAVVLLVVVLACTAVQFGVLERKVHYA; this is encoded by the coding sequence ATGCCGACCGCACCACCCCCGCCCGCACCGCCCCCGCCCGCGCGCCCGCGCCGCCTCGGGGAACACGGGCTCGCCTGGGCGTTCCTGCTCCCCTCGGTCGTCGTCTTCGCCCTGTTCACCGCCTATCCGCTCGGGCGCACCCTGTACCTCAGCGCGCACGCCAACGACCTGTTCGGCGCACCCTCGCGGTACGTCGGGGCGAAGCACTACACCGACCTGCTGGCCTCCGCCGAGTTCCGCGACACCCTGCTCACCACCGCCCTGTTCGTGCTGCTCACGGTCGTCCCCGGGGTGCTCGGGGCGCTGGCCGTGGTGCTGCTGCTGGAGGGCCGGATCCGCGGCGTCCGGCTGCTGCGCTCGGCCTTCGCGCTGCCGTTCGCCTTCTCGGTGGCCAGCGCCTCGGTGGTCTTCTCGGTCTTCTACAACCCGGCGAGCGGGGTGCTCAACGGGCTGCTCTCGCAGTTCCACCTGGGCCCGGTCGGCTGGCTCACCGACACGCGGTACGCGCTGCTCTCGGTCGCCGCGTCCACGGTCTGGATGAACCTCGGCTACAACGTGCTGGTGCTGTCCGCGGGCATCGGCTCGATCCCCGACGAGATCACCGAGGCCGCCCGGCTGGACGGCGCCTCGGGGCTGCGGCTGGCCCGCTCGATCACGGTGCCGCTGCTCGGGCCCAGCCTGTTCTTCCTGACCGTGGTCTCCACCGTGAACGCGCTGCAGAGCTTCGGCCAGATCCACATCCTCACCCGGGGCGGCCCGGACGGCTCGACCCGCACCCTGGTCTACTCCGTCTACCAGAAGGCCTTCGCCTACGGCTCCAGCGACTTCGGCACCGCCAGCGCGCAGGCCGTGGTGCTGCTGGTCGTCGTCCTGGCCTGCACCGCCGTCCAGTTCGGCGTCCTGGAGCGGAAGGTGCACTACGCATGA